From one Eptesicus fuscus isolate TK198812 chromosome 3, DD_ASM_mEF_20220401, whole genome shotgun sequence genomic stretch:
- the NR1I2 gene encoding nuclear receptor subfamily 1 group I member 2, whose translation MTCEGCKGFFRRAMKRNARLRCPFRKGTCEITQKTRRQCQACRLRKCLESGMRKEMIMSDAAVEQRRALIRKKRERIGTQPLGAKGLTEEQWAMIRELMDAQMKTFDTTFAHFKNFRLPEVLSSGHELPESPQTPLGEEATKWSKIREDLSSLKVVSLQLRGEDGSIWNYKPPAEGSGKEIFSLLPHMADMSTYMFKGIINFAKVISHFRDLPIEDQISLLKGAAFELCQLRFNTVFNAETGTWECGRLSYCLEDPAGGFQQLLLEPVLKFHYMLKELRLREEEYVLMQAISLFSPDRPGVVQRSVVDQLQERFAIALKAYIEYHRPQPGHRFLFLKIMARLTELRSINAQHTQRLLRIHDIHPFATPLMQELFSISDA comes from the exons ATGACGTGTGAAGGATGCAAGGGCTTCTTCAG GAGGGCCATGAAACGCAACGCGCGGCTGCGGTGCCCCTTCCGGAAGGGCACCTGTGAGATCACCCAGAAGACCCGGCGGCAATGCCAGGCCTGCCGCCTGCGCAAGTGCCTGGAGAGCGGCATGAGGAAGGAGA TGATCATGTCTGACGCAGCCGTGGAGCAGAGACGGGCCTTGATCAGGAAGAAGCGAGAACGGATTGGGACGCAGCCCCTGGGAGCCAAGGGTCTGACTGAAGAGCAGTGGGCGATGATCAGGGAGCTGATGGACGCTCAGATGAAAACCTTTGACACCACCTTCGCCCATTTCAAGAACTTCCGG CTGCCAGAGGTGCTTAGCAGTGGCCACGAGCTCCCAGAATCTCCACAGACTCCACTTGGGGAAGAAGCTACCAAGTGGAGCAAGATCAGAGAAGATCTGTCCTCCCTGAAGGTGGTCTCTCTGCAGTTGCGGGGGGAAGACGGCAGCATCTGGAACTACAAGCCCCCCGCCGAGGGCAGTGGGAAAGAGATCTTCTCCCTGCTGCCTCACATGGCTGACATGTCAACCTACATGTTCAAAGGCATCATCAACTTCGCCAAAGTCATCTCCCACTTCAG GGACCTGCCCATCGAGGACCAGATCTCCCTGCTGAAGGGCGCCGCCTTTGAGCTGTGCCAGCTGAGGTTCAACACGGTGTTCAACGCAGAGACCGGGACCTGGGAGTGCGGCCGGCTGTCCTACTGCCTGGAAGACCCTGCAG GGGGCTTCCAGCAGCTCCTGCTGGAGCCCGTGCTGAAGTTCCACTACATGCTGAAGGAGCTGCGGCTGCGCGAGGAGGAGTACGTGCTCATGCAGGccatctccctcttctccccag ACCGGCCTGGGGTGGTGCAGCGCAGCGTGGTGGACCAGCTGCAGGAGCGCTTCGCCATCGCCCTGAAGGCCTACATCGAGTACCACCGTCCCCAGCCCGGCCACCG GTTCCTGTTCCTGAAGATCATGGCCAGGCTCACCGAGCTCCGCAGCATCAACGCCCAGCACACCCAGCGGCTGCTGCGCATCCACGACATCCACCCCTTCGCCACACCCCTCATGCAGGAGCTGTTCAGCATCTCGGATGCCTGA